One window from the genome of Cyclobacterium amurskyense encodes:
- a CDS encoding AsmA-like C-terminal region-containing protein, producing MKKIAYIIFAFFALILLALVAVPYLFKDKIFDKLDQELAKSVNATVYYDRDKVSLSVFSNFPSLSAGLGDFGVKGNPPFQNDTLVHVGELQVDLNILSVIFSDKPSLEGIRLKDGQIYVKVLEDGQANYDIAYESEVEEPVDTTSSDFQLGIESIEIENLDFIYDDRSLDFLMVMSAMDFVGSGDLTLDVYDLIIKGEGNIVNVAYEGIEYLTSKSLAIDSEINVDLKNMKFGVNGASLKLNDFGFGIDGYLAMPGDDIEMDAKFYGEDNNFRSALSLVPGVYSASFDDLKTSGEMDFSGALKGVYNENTFPSFQFGLAIKEGMFQYPDLPRPVQHVNLELKVVNESGNLNYTSIDLSTFSLEFGSQPVSGRFMVKDLVSYEMDGQLKGKLDLLELTSIFPIEDMELKGQLSIDATAKGRYDSVAQIIPVINAKVELANGHVKSAAYPAPIDNINVRAVADNKTGKMNDFAINVPNFGFDLEGEKITGAFKVNDLKAMNYDFSVHGAVDLGKIAAIMPMEDIILEGKIKADIDAKGSYEAIEANRFGQLDTKGDLQVNDFYYADKDYPQGVRINEASANFSPKTINLTKMDARLGKSPVQANGTLTNYMAFLLSDEDTNLIGNLSVYSSNFDVNEWMTEAESVTEDTTSLQVIALPENIDFTMSVKADKILYDNLTLNNAEGKVWVKDAVLKLEGFKTDMLGGSLVFDGSYNAKDITKPAFDMTLDIIKLGVQDAFKSFVTVQTFAPIAQHVTGVFSTKFSFSGLLGQDMMPVLSSLDGSGLIRLAETALKDSPLVKGITSLTKLEDTSTISLKPMNITARIEDGMLNIPPFELKLWDYPAKIQGSTGFDGRINYLVNIDVPASKFGTKINGLVSGLVGSDLSNTNVPLAFNIGGSYARPNVAMASSESLEAYISNALKSKVSGQKEDVKEKITADFKAKEDSLKQAFKEKSEVAKDSVVQEASKLVDQTKEKAVEEVKNLLKGFTNRKKSTETESPKPE from the coding sequence ATGAAAAAAATCGCTTATATTATTTTTGCTTTTTTTGCATTGATCCTATTGGCATTGGTGGCCGTGCCCTATTTGTTTAAGGACAAGATCTTTGATAAGCTTGATCAGGAGCTTGCCAAATCTGTTAATGCCACTGTCTATTATGACCGCGATAAAGTCAGTTTAAGTGTATTCAGTAATTTCCCAAGTTTATCAGCAGGATTGGGTGATTTTGGAGTAAAAGGTAATCCTCCTTTCCAAAATGACACCTTGGTACATGTGGGAGAGTTGCAGGTTGATCTTAATATTTTGTCCGTTATTTTTAGTGATAAGCCAAGTTTAGAGGGGATTCGCTTAAAAGATGGTCAGATTTATGTGAAAGTGCTGGAAGATGGTCAGGCCAATTATGATATCGCCTACGAAAGTGAGGTAGAAGAACCTGTTGATACTACTTCTTCAGATTTTCAATTGGGTATAGAATCAATTGAAATTGAAAATCTTGATTTTATCTATGACGATCGATCACTTGACTTTCTAATGGTCATGTCTGCAATGGATTTTGTTGGAAGTGGTGATTTAACGCTAGATGTTTATGATCTTATAATTAAAGGAGAAGGCAATATTGTCAATGTCGCTTATGAGGGGATAGAATACCTTACTAGTAAGTCACTGGCCATAGATTCAGAAATTAATGTTGATTTAAAAAACATGAAGTTTGGGGTTAATGGAGCCTCATTGAAGTTGAATGATTTTGGTTTTGGGATTGATGGCTATTTGGCAATGCCAGGTGATGACATAGAAATGGATGCGAAGTTTTATGGAGAAGATAATAATTTCAGAAGTGCACTTTCTTTAGTTCCGGGAGTTTATTCTGCCTCCTTTGATGATTTGAAAACTTCAGGGGAAATGGATTTTTCTGGAGCCTTAAAAGGAGTTTATAATGAAAATACTTTTCCTTCTTTCCAGTTTGGACTAGCAATTAAAGAAGGTATGTTTCAATATCCAGATCTCCCAAGGCCTGTACAGCATGTGAATCTAGAATTGAAGGTTGTCAATGAATCCGGAAATTTGAATTACACCAGCATTGATCTTTCAACCTTTTCTCTTGAATTCGGTAGTCAACCAGTTTCTGGAAGGTTTATGGTCAAGGACTTGGTAAGTTATGAAATGGATGGTCAGTTAAAAGGTAAACTTGACCTTTTGGAATTGACTTCTATTTTTCCAATCGAAGATATGGAATTGAAAGGTCAGCTTTCTATAGATGCTACAGCAAAAGGTAGATACGATAGTGTGGCCCAAATTATTCCTGTAATCAATGCAAAAGTAGAATTGGCAAATGGGCATGTTAAAAGTGCAGCCTATCCAGCTCCTATAGACAATATCAATGTTCGGGCAGTCGCAGACAACAAGACTGGTAAAATGAATGATTTCGCCATTAATGTTCCCAATTTTGGGTTTGATTTAGAGGGAGAAAAAATCACTGGAGCTTTTAAAGTAAATGATCTTAAGGCAATGAATTATGATTTTTCAGTTCATGGTGCTGTGGACTTGGGAAAAATAGCAGCGATAATGCCCATGGAAGACATCATATTGGAGGGTAAAATCAAAGCAGATATTGATGCAAAAGGTAGTTATGAAGCCATTGAAGCCAATCGATTTGGGCAGCTTGATACCAAGGGAGATTTGCAGGTAAATGATTTTTATTATGCTGATAAAGATTACCCACAAGGTGTACGGATCAATGAAGCTTCGGCTAATTTCAGTCCTAAAACGATCAATCTGACAAAAATGGATGCCAGACTTGGTAAAAGTCCGGTGCAAGCAAATGGTACTTTGACCAATTACATGGCCTTTCTTCTTAGTGATGAAGACACGAATCTTATAGGGAATTTGTCCGTGTATTCAAGTAATTTTGACGTCAATGAATGGATGACAGAAGCAGAAAGTGTCACTGAAGACACAACTTCCCTACAAGTAATTGCATTGCCGGAGAATATTGACTTCACAATGTCAGTGAAAGCGGATAAGATTCTTTATGATAACCTTACCCTCAATAATGCAGAAGGTAAAGTGTGGGTAAAAGATGCTGTACTTAAACTGGAAGGTTTCAAAACAGACATGCTGGGAGGTTCATTGGTATTTGATGGTAGCTACAATGCCAAAGATATTACCAAACCTGCATTTGATATGACATTGGACATTATTAAGCTTGGAGTGCAAGATGCCTTCAAGTCCTTCGTGACAGTGCAAACTTTTGCTCCTATTGCACAGCATGTTACGGGAGTATTCTCTACAAAATTTTCTTTTTCAGGTTTATTGGGTCAGGACATGATGCCGGTATTGTCCAGTTTGGATGGTTCAGGTTTGATTCGATTGGCGGAAACAGCCCTAAAGGATAGTCCCCTTGTAAAAGGAATTACCAGTCTTACTAAATTAGAAGACACCTCAACCATCAGCTTGAAACCTATGAATATTACAGCGAGAATTGAAGATGGTATGTTAAATATTCCTCCTTTTGAATTGAAATTGTGGGATTACCCCGCAAAGATTCAAGGAAGTACAGGCTTTGATGGAAGAATTAATTACCTGGTAAATATTGATGTGCCTGCCAGTAAATTCGGGACAAAAATCAATGGCCTTGTTTCAGGTTTGGTAGGTTCTGATCTTTCCAATACCAATGTGCCTTTGGCATTCAATATTGGTGGAAGTTATGCAAGACCTAATGTGGCCATGGCTTCATCTGAAAGTTTGGAGGCCTATATTTCCAATGCACTTAAAAGCAAAGTTTCTGGACAGAAAGAGGATGTGAAAGAAAAAATTACGGCTGATTTTAAAGCAAAAGAAGACAGTCTTAAGCAAGCGTTTAAAGAGAAATCTGAAGTGGCCAAAGACAGTGTAGTTCAGGAAGCCTCAAAATTGGTAGATCAGACCAAGGAAAAAGCGGTAGAAGAAGTGAAAAACCTGCTTAAAGGATTTACAAATAGGAAAAAATCTACGGAAACCGAAAGTCCTAAACCTGAATAA
- a CDS encoding NADPH-dependent F420 reductase: MKIGILGGTNLATNLGNKFIARGMDVVFGVREGFSTRKVEWKILKMHNHNVLNYADAISNSDVIIICCENEFLPIVCKYLKEFSSPDMLFIDSTNGVNDENVVCNTTLIAQETGHQRVFKAFNNLGLDYPKSDPLELIKETYFCGDNNQDKLMVKKLIELIGFKAIDAGTIKNAPLLEAVYHLSKEISTAKAGDCHFRLMSV, from the coding sequence ATGAAAATAGGAATTTTAGGAGGTACGAATTTGGCAACTAATCTTGGTAATAAATTTATTGCCAGGGGAATGGATGTAGTATTTGGTGTCAGAGAAGGGTTCAGTACGAGGAAGGTCGAGTGGAAAATTCTTAAAATGCATAATCACAATGTATTAAATTATGCGGATGCCATAAGTAATTCTGATGTGATCATTATATGTTGTGAAAATGAGTTTTTACCTATAGTGTGTAAATACCTTAAAGAGTTCAGTTCACCTGATATGTTATTTATCGATAGCACAAATGGTGTGAATGATGAAAATGTTGTCTGTAATACTACGTTAATAGCGCAGGAAACCGGACATCAGCGTGTTTTTAAAGCATTTAATAATCTTGGTCTTGATTATCCAAAATCTGATCCACTAGAGCTTATCAAGGAGACTTATTTCTGTGGTGACAATAATCAGGATAAATTAATGGTGAAAAAACTCATAGAGCTTATAGGATTCAAGGCCATAGATGCAGGTACAATAAAAAATGCACCTTTGCTAGAAGCGGTATACCACTTGAGCAAAGAAATCTCCACAGCCAAGGCAGGGGACTGCCATTTTAGATTAATGTCTGTATAA